From a single Aquincola tertiaricarbonis genomic region:
- a CDS encoding Gfo/Idh/MocA family protein: protein MEPLLRYGIIGCGSMGREHIENLRALPGTQVTAIADVDAGSREKAQALLPDTVQVFTTPQALLDSGACDAVVIATPNHTHAGILRAALATDLHILAEKPLVTTIEDGLALLALERQRVAEGARRVVWVAQEYRYMPPVAEMIRLVHAGGAGTLHQVAIREHREPFYPKVGDWNRFSGNTGGTLVEKCCHYFNLMDLILQERPTRVFASGGQRVNHLDERYEGRTPDILDSAYVIVEYPSGARAMLDLCMFAENSVDNEHIVVVGDQARYETLLPSLTLRCGRREDWGRREAWGQPSGTGQGVSVRRVWDTNIRYPGQHFGASYIEHQHFLAAIRNGTPPEITLEEGLRSVATGLAAHRSIATGLPVAVADLLPAVL from the coding sequence ATGGAACCCCTTCTTCGTTACGGCATCATCGGCTGCGGCAGCATGGGCCGCGAGCACATCGAGAACCTGCGCGCCCTGCCGGGCACCCAGGTCACCGCCATCGCCGACGTGGACGCCGGCAGCCGCGAGAAGGCCCAGGCCCTGCTGCCCGACACCGTGCAGGTATTTACCACCCCGCAGGCGCTGCTGGACAGCGGCGCCTGCGACGCGGTGGTGATCGCCACGCCCAACCACACGCATGCCGGCATCCTGCGCGCGGCGCTGGCCACCGACCTGCACATCCTGGCCGAGAAGCCGCTGGTCACCACCATCGAAGACGGCCTGGCCCTGCTGGCACTGGAACGCCAGCGTGTGGCCGAAGGTGCCAGGCGGGTGGTGTGGGTGGCCCAGGAATACCGCTACATGCCGCCGGTGGCCGAGATGATCCGCCTGGTGCATGCCGGTGGCGCCGGCACGCTGCACCAGGTGGCCATCCGCGAGCACCGCGAACCCTTCTACCCCAAGGTGGGTGACTGGAACCGCTTCTCGGGCAACACCGGCGGCACGCTGGTCGAGAAGTGCTGCCACTACTTCAACCTGATGGACCTCATCCTGCAGGAGCGGCCGACGCGGGTGTTCGCTTCCGGCGGCCAGCGGGTGAACCACCTGGACGAACGCTACGAAGGCCGCACGCCCGACATCCTGGACAGCGCCTACGTGATCGTGGAGTACCCCAGCGGCGCCCGCGCGATGCTGGACCTGTGTATGTTCGCCGAGAACTCCGTGGACAACGAGCACATCGTGGTGGTGGGCGACCAAGCCCGCTATGAGACGCTGCTGCCCTCGCTCACGCTGCGCTGCGGCCGGCGTGAAGACTGGGGCCGGCGCGAGGCCTGGGGCCAGCCTTCGGGCACCGGCCAGGGCGTGTCGGTGCGCCGCGTGTGGGACACCAACATCCGCTACCCGGGCCAGCATTTCGGCGCCTCGTACATCGAGCACCAGCACTTCCTGGCCGCCATCCGCAACGGCACGCCGCCCGAGATCACACTGGAAGAAGGACTGCGCAGCGTGGCCACCGGGCTGGCGGCCCACCGCAGCATCGCCACCGGCCTGCCGGTGGCCGTGGCCGACCTGCTGCCAGCAGTGCTGTGA
- a CDS encoding carbohydrate ABC transporter permease has product MRQPDNLFSARALRLIAAAIVVVNGFFPAVWILLTSLKTEAELVRKPITWLPHELVLNNYVQAFTDQPLLKYLGNSLVVALVSTAVSLVVAALAAYAIARLNLRHRQLVLTCIVASSMFPLVTLLVPIFETMRHLSLLNTYTALVLPYTVLSLPVCTLVLVSFFQSIPKDLENAAMIDGCTRLGALWRVVVPLAAPGVFTAGILAFVNAWDEFLLALSLNASASMRTLPVGISLYQGEFTFPWPVISAALVVAIVPIAVLIALFQERVVGGLTQGGLKG; this is encoded by the coding sequence ATGAGGCAGCCCGACAACCTGTTCAGCGCGCGGGCGCTGCGGCTCATCGCCGCAGCCATCGTGGTGGTCAACGGCTTCTTCCCGGCGGTGTGGATCCTGCTCACCTCGCTCAAGACCGAGGCCGAGCTGGTGCGCAAGCCCATCACCTGGCTGCCGCACGAACTGGTGCTGAACAACTACGTGCAGGCCTTCACCGACCAGCCGCTGCTCAAGTACCTGGGCAACAGCCTGGTAGTGGCACTGGTGTCCACCGCGGTGTCGCTGGTGGTGGCGGCGCTGGCGGCCTATGCGATCGCGCGGCTCAACCTGCGCCACCGGCAGCTGGTGCTCACCTGCATCGTGGCTTCCAGCATGTTCCCGCTGGTCACGCTGCTGGTGCCCATCTTCGAGACGATGCGCCACCTCTCGCTGCTCAACACCTATACCGCGCTGGTGCTGCCCTACACCGTGCTCAGCCTGCCTGTGTGCACGCTGGTGCTGGTGAGCTTCTTCCAGAGCATTCCCAAGGACCTGGAGAACGCCGCGATGATCGACGGCTGCACCCGGCTGGGCGCGCTGTGGCGCGTGGTGGTGCCGCTGGCCGCGCCCGGCGTGTTCACCGCCGGCATCCTGGCCTTCGTCAATGCCTGGGACGAATTCCTGCTCGCGCTGTCGCTCAACGCCAGCGCTTCCATGCGCACCCTGCCCGTCGGCATCTCGCTCTACCAGGGCGAATTCACCTTCCCGTGGCCGGTGATCTCGGCCGCGCTGGTGGTGGCCATCGTGCCCATTGCAGTGCTGATCGCACTGTTCCAGGAACGCGTGGTGGGCGGGTTGACGCAAGGCGGCCTCAAGGGGTGA
- a CDS encoding porin, whose translation MKKTTITLLAIAATAAAPAAMAQSTVTVFGRVDVGLQHIDNGSKTTRVDSGTYTASRLGFRGTEDLGGGLQALFFLESGISADTGNAAGGTRFFNRGAYVGLSSKDWGTVTLGRQYTPIFWPFLFADDAGPLRLHGYSAVQSVQRSNFLRVNSAALQKPVANGTIGSAASGIYSVGISSAFENNQVIYKTPSFGGLTVTGAVGAGEGYGDAGKVYGANAEYRSGPLYLGAGYTQKRGVVAATGREQKVTETLVGGMYSVTPELNLWANVHPWKYEAGTASGGSIDGHDYMVGISFKLPTGQLWANYAAKRIDDCNACDSSGFGIGYHHLLSKRTELYASLGRVANDDNAANSLNGVNPIRAGQSVRGIGVGIAHQF comes from the coding sequence ATGAAGAAGACGACGATCACGCTGCTGGCCATCGCGGCCACGGCCGCGGCCCCGGCCGCGATGGCGCAAAGCACGGTCACGGTGTTCGGCCGTGTGGACGTGGGCCTGCAGCACATCGACAACGGCAGCAAGACCACCCGCGTGGACAGCGGCACCTACACCGCCTCGCGCCTGGGCTTTCGGGGCACCGAAGACCTGGGCGGCGGCCTGCAGGCCCTCTTTTTCCTGGAGTCGGGCATCAGCGCCGACACTGGCAATGCGGCAGGCGGCACGCGCTTCTTCAACCGTGGCGCCTACGTGGGGCTGAGCAGCAAGGACTGGGGCACCGTGACCCTGGGCCGGCAGTACACGCCCATCTTCTGGCCCTTCCTGTTCGCCGACGATGCCGGCCCGCTGCGGCTGCACGGCTACAGCGCGGTGCAGTCCGTCCAGCGCAGCAACTTCCTGCGCGTGAACAGCGCGGCGCTGCAAAAGCCGGTGGCCAACGGCACCATCGGCTCGGCCGCGTCGGGCATCTATTCGGTGGGCATCTCGTCGGCCTTCGAGAACAACCAGGTGATCTACAAGACGCCTTCGTTCGGCGGCCTCACGGTCACCGGCGCCGTGGGCGCGGGTGAAGGCTATGGCGACGCCGGCAAGGTGTACGGTGCCAATGCCGAATACAGGTCGGGCCCGCTGTACCTGGGCGCCGGCTACACGCAAAAACGTGGCGTGGTGGCCGCCACCGGCCGTGAGCAGAAGGTGACCGAAACCCTGGTGGGCGGCATGTATTCGGTGACCCCCGAGCTCAACCTGTGGGCCAACGTGCACCCCTGGAAGTACGAGGCCGGCACCGCCAGCGGCGGCAGCATCGACGGGCACGACTACATGGTGGGCATCTCCTTCAAGCTGCCCACCGGCCAGCTGTGGGCGAACTACGCGGCCAAGCGCATCGACGACTGCAATGCCTGCGATTCCAGCGGCTTCGGCATCGGCTACCACCACCTGCTGAGCAAGCGCACCGAGCTCTACGCCTCGCTGGGCCGGGTGGCCAACGACGACAACGCGGCCAACTCGCTCAACGGCGTCAATCCCATCCGCGCAGGCCAGTCGGTGCGTGGCATCGGCGTGGGCATCGCCCACCAGTTCTGA
- a CDS encoding ABC transporter substrate-binding protein, which produces MKKPHTLAGTLLAALLLAGTAPHALADTKLRAFAGGSGQRPDLMRKLFDQYQQRNPGVTIEVETGGATSELQRQYLGTVLNAKDTSIDLFMIDIVNPAQYAGANWVEPLNAYVGEPAVALKPYLPAYAQANVIDGKVAAMPAFADAMFMYYRKDLLDKHKISEPKTWDELAAAAKKIQQAESDANLQGLSIQGAPIEGAVCTFLLPYWSQGKELNDASGRLTLDKDAAVKGINQWLSMVDQGVIKKNVAEVKTPDTVNEFKAGQVVFAINWGFAWDRFNSDKDSKVSGKVGVMPLPAVAGGKSATCLGGWQWSVSAFSKNKAEAAKLVKFLASPEASKFLAAEGSLLPTSLAVYQDADVLKAVPWFKDAGAVVAAGRSRPLSRDYGQVSDVIRTSVSAALARTKKPEEAVAEIESRLRRVMR; this is translated from the coding sequence ATGAAGAAGCCCCACACCCTGGCCGGCACCCTGCTGGCCGCCCTGCTGCTGGCCGGCACCGCACCCCATGCACTGGCCGACACCAAGCTGCGCGCCTTTGCCGGCGGCTCGGGCCAGCGGCCCGACCTGATGCGCAAGCTGTTCGACCAGTACCAGCAGCGCAACCCCGGCGTCACCATCGAGGTGGAGACCGGCGGCGCCACCTCCGAGCTGCAGCGCCAGTACCTGGGCACCGTGCTCAATGCCAAGGACACGTCGATCGACCTCTTCATGATCGACATCGTGAACCCGGCCCAGTACGCGGGCGCCAACTGGGTGGAGCCGCTGAACGCCTACGTGGGCGAACCGGCCGTGGCCCTGAAGCCTTACCTGCCCGCCTATGCGCAGGCCAACGTGATCGACGGCAAGGTGGCCGCGATGCCGGCCTTCGCCGACGCGATGTTCATGTACTACCGCAAGGACTTGCTGGACAAGCACAAGATCAGCGAGCCCAAGACCTGGGACGAGCTGGCCGCGGCCGCGAAGAAGATCCAGCAGGCCGAGAGCGATGCCAACCTGCAGGGCCTGTCCATCCAGGGCGCGCCCATCGAAGGCGCGGTGTGCACCTTCCTGCTGCCCTACTGGAGCCAGGGCAAGGAGCTCAACGATGCCTCGGGTCGCCTGACGCTGGACAAGGACGCCGCGGTCAAGGGCATCAACCAGTGGCTGAGCATGGTGGACCAGGGCGTGATCAAGAAGAACGTGGCCGAGGTGAAGACGCCCGACACGGTCAACGAGTTCAAGGCCGGCCAGGTGGTGTTCGCCATCAACTGGGGCTTTGCCTGGGACCGCTTCAACAGCGACAAGGACAGCAAGGTGTCGGGCAAGGTGGGCGTGATGCCGCTGCCGGCCGTGGCGGGCGGCAAGAGCGCCACCTGCCTGGGCGGCTGGCAGTGGTCGGTCAGCGCCTTCAGCAAGAACAAGGCGGAAGCGGCCAAGCTGGTGAAGTTCCTGGCCAGCCCCGAGGCCAGCAAGTTCCTGGCGGCCGAAGGCAGCCTGCTGCCCACCTCGCTGGCGGTGTATCAAGACGCCGACGTGCTCAAGGCCGTGCCCTGGTTCAAGGACGCAGGCGCCGTGGTGGCCGCCGGCCGCAGCCGGCCGCTGTCGCGCGACTACGGCCAGGTGAGCGACGTGATCCGCACCTCGGTGAGCGCCGCGCTGGCCCGCACCAAGAAGCCGGAAGAAGCCGTCGCCGAGATCGAGAGCCGCCTGCGCCGCGTGATGCGCTGA
- a CDS encoding carbohydrate ABC transporter permease, whose translation MNALDRLRDPSDRTLAVLMLAPAFLLLALIVVYPIGRLLWNSFFDLRLSGGGEARFIGFENYLLVLTDKDFWNATRNTVLITLITVPGALVVGLALALLANLPFRRQWPVRLALLLPWALPLAFAGLIFAWFFHSEYGVVNDLARRLGGSAPRMWLLEPAFAFAAICLTIIWKTSSFMALILLAGLQMIPKSLYEAAEVDGASRWQQFWQITIPMLMPSIIVALIFRTITALQTFDIPYTMTKGGPGNATETLAMLIHKTTIDYLDVGYGSTLAVFMFLLSLVVTGFYLRRIGRNA comes from the coding sequence ATGAACGCCCTGGACCGCCTGCGCGATCCCAGCGACCGCACGCTCGCCGTGCTGATGCTGGCGCCCGCTTTCCTGCTGCTGGCGCTGATCGTCGTCTACCCGATCGGCCGCCTGCTGTGGAACAGCTTCTTCGACCTGCGGCTGTCGGGCGGCGGCGAGGCCCGCTTCATCGGCTTCGAGAACTACCTGCTGGTGCTCACCGACAAGGACTTCTGGAACGCCACGCGCAACACCGTGCTGATCACGCTGATCACCGTGCCCGGCGCGCTGGTGGTGGGGCTGGCGCTGGCCCTGCTGGCCAACCTGCCCTTTCGCCGGCAGTGGCCGGTGCGGCTGGCGCTGCTGCTGCCCTGGGCGCTGCCGCTGGCCTTTGCCGGCCTCATCTTCGCGTGGTTCTTCCACTCGGAATATGGCGTGGTCAACGACCTGGCGCGGCGACTGGGCGGCAGCGCGCCACGCATGTGGCTGCTGGAGCCGGCGTTCGCCTTTGCGGCCATCTGCCTGACCATCATCTGGAAGACCAGCAGCTTCATGGCGCTGATCCTGCTGGCCGGCCTGCAGATGATCCCGAAGTCGCTGTATGAAGCGGCCGAGGTCGACGGCGCCAGCCGCTGGCAGCAGTTCTGGCAGATCACGATCCCGATGCTGATGCCTTCCATCATCGTGGCGCTGATCTTCCGCACCATCACCGCGCTGCAGACCTTCGACATCCCCTACACCATGACCAAGGGCGGCCCGGGCAACGCCACCGAGACGCTGGCCATGCTGATCCACAAGACCACGATCGACTACCTGGACGTGGGCTATGGCTCCACGCTGGCGGTGTTCATGTTCCTGCTGTCGCTGGTGGTCACCGGCTTTTACCTGCGCCGCATCGGGAGAAATGCATGA